The following proteins come from a genomic window of Geothrix edaphica:
- a CDS encoding type 4a pilus biogenesis protein PilO translates to MNPQLQKQIGVGAVAGLVLAGLVYFLLGGKRGELETVRADVKNLQIEVDKGRLLKASYEKLRDEVAKQDKRIEELIKIMPSEADYGEIPYRIKKLADDAGIDQVSFALKPERKDTYYTEKPVEFEFRVGYHTFGQFASLVSGYDKIINVSGIEFTRKTDKGSVYPATVKCTVSAFIYNPEPPPAAPATKPAPAPAPKGGAKED, encoded by the coding sequence ATGAATCCCCAGCTTCAGAAACAGATCGGCGTCGGCGCGGTGGCGGGTCTCGTCCTGGCCGGCTTGGTCTACTTCCTGCTCGGCGGGAAGCGGGGCGAGTTGGAAACCGTCCGGGCCGATGTGAAGAACCTCCAGATCGAAGTGGACAAGGGCCGCCTGCTCAAGGCCAGCTACGAAAAGCTGCGCGATGAGGTCGCGAAGCAGGACAAGCGCATCGAGGAGTTGATCAAGATCATGCCCTCCGAGGCCGACTACGGCGAGATCCCCTACCGCATCAAGAAGCTCGCGGATGATGCAGGCATCGACCAGGTCTCCTTCGCCCTCAAGCCCGAGCGGAAGGACACCTACTACACGGAAAAGCCCGTGGAGTTCGAATTCAGGGTGGGATACCACACCTTCGGCCAGTTCGCCTCGCTGGTGTCCGGCTACGACAAGATCATCAACGTCTCCGGCATCGAGTTCACCCGCAAGACCGACAAGGGCAGTGTCTATCCGGCCACCGTGAAGTGCACCGTCAGCGCCTTCATCTACAATCCCGAACCTCCCCCGGCGGCGCCCGCCACGAAACCCGCCCCGGCACCGGCCCCCAAGGGCGGCGCCAAGGAGGATTGA
- the gatA gene encoding Asp-tRNA(Asn)/Glu-tRNA(Gln) amidotransferase subunit GatA, producing MALGTAMDWREGLDAGDLSSESLVRGAFDRIRTLDGTLHAVLATDEARSLDLARKADRRLRAGERTPVLGLPIVLKDNLHWSGLPMTCGSRVLDGYVAPYDATVVRRLLEAGAIPIAKANLDEFAMGSSGEYSAFDPARNPWDPTRVPGGSSSGSVVAVAAGYAPLALGSDTGGSVRLPASFCNVTALRPTYGVLSRYGLTAMASSLDQVGPIAATATDLALAFGVMAGVDPMDSTSVELPHRERLADLRPLDLNGLRVGLPEEYFADGLEPGVRGLLDAALRVFEGQGARLVPVSLPHTRYAIDTYYLLCTSEVSSNLSRFDGVRYGLRSNSAASTLAGMISETRDEGLGPEVKRRILLGTFCLSRGYYDAFYLKALKARTLIAADFHAAFAQADILASPVSPGTAFPFGAKTDDPLAMYLADVFTVPTALAGLPCLSMPAGFTGGLPAGIQLIGPALSDVRLLEVARAFQSLTRHHLETPTLSA from the coding sequence ATGGCGTTGGGCACGGCGATGGACTGGCGCGAAGGCCTGGATGCCGGTGACCTGTCCTCCGAGTCCCTGGTGCGAGGTGCCTTCGACCGCATCCGTACCCTCGACGGGACCCTCCATGCTGTCCTGGCCACCGACGAGGCCCGCAGCCTCGACCTGGCCCGGAAGGCCGATCGGCGCCTGCGGGCCGGGGAGCGCACGCCGGTGCTCGGCCTCCCCATCGTCCTGAAGGACAACCTCCACTGGTCCGGCCTGCCGATGACCTGCGGCTCCCGCGTGCTCGACGGCTATGTGGCCCCCTACGACGCCACCGTGGTGCGTCGCCTGCTCGAGGCGGGCGCCATCCCCATCGCCAAGGCCAACCTCGACGAGTTCGCCATGGGCTCCAGCGGTGAGTACAGCGCCTTCGATCCCGCCCGGAATCCCTGGGACCCGACCCGGGTTCCCGGCGGCAGCAGCAGCGGCTCCGTGGTGGCCGTCGCCGCGGGCTATGCGCCCCTGGCCCTGGGCAGCGACACCGGCGGCTCCGTGCGCCTGCCCGCCAGCTTCTGCAACGTGACGGCCCTGCGGCCAACCTACGGCGTCCTCAGCCGGTACGGCCTCACGGCCATGGCCTCCAGCCTCGATCAGGTGGGACCCATCGCCGCCACGGCCACGGACCTGGCCCTGGCCTTCGGGGTCATGGCCGGCGTCGACCCCATGGACAGCACTTCCGTGGAGCTGCCGCACCGGGAGCGCCTGGCGGATCTTCGGCCCCTGGATCTGAATGGTCTTCGCGTCGGCCTCCCCGAGGAGTACTTTGCCGACGGCCTGGAGCCCGGCGTCCGTGGCCTCCTCGACGCCGCCCTCCGGGTGTTCGAGGGCCAGGGCGCGCGGCTGGTCCCCGTGAGCCTGCCCCACACTCGCTACGCCATCGACACCTACTACCTGCTGTGCACCAGCGAGGTGTCCAGCAACCTCAGCCGCTTCGACGGGGTGCGTTACGGCCTGAGGTCGAACTCGGCAGCCTCCACCCTGGCCGGGATGATCTCCGAAACCAGGGATGAGGGCCTGGGCCCCGAGGTCAAACGCCGGATCCTCCTGGGGACCTTCTGTCTGTCCAGGGGGTACTACGATGCCTTCTACCTGAAGGCCCTGAAGGCCCGGACGCTCATCGCCGCCGATTTCCACGCGGCCTTCGCCCAGGCCGATATCCTGGCTTCCCCCGTCAGCCCCGGCACGGCCTTCCCCTTCGGCGCCAAGACGGATGACCCCCTCGCCATGTACCTCGCCGACGTCTTCACCGTCCCCACCGCCCTGGCGGGGCTCCCCTGCCTGTCCATGCCGGCAGGGTTCACCGGCGGCCTGCCGGCCGGCATCCAACTCATCGGGCCGGCCCTTTCGGATGTCCGCCTGCTGGAGGTCGCCCGCGCCTTCCAGTCCCTCACCCGCCACCACCTCGAAACCCCGACCCTGTCCGCATAG
- a CDS encoding dihydrolipoamide acetyltransferase family protein produces MAFDVVMPQMGESIAEATVLKWHKQAGDVIAKDETLYEISTDKVDAEIPAPAAGTLLEILVDVNATVPVGTVVARIGDASEKPSGATAPAAAATTAPAASVAPAAAAPAPLGDEDDNSLEGRLRTKSSPLVREMAKQHGLDLAKVQGTGQAGRVTKEDLEAHLAKGPTAAPAASASSIAPALPAVHDPSAPTMGLAPGMAVAPAPAMPAFAAGERVKVEPMTRMRKIIADNMVASRRTSAHVYTVFEIDMTHVAQLRNKHKKAFEAQFGTKLSFMPFVMMAACKALRAYPIVNASVDGDNIVYKQDINLGIAVSLDWGLIVPVVKNADMMNLGGLARSLNDLAERARAKQLKPDEISGGTFTITNPGVYGDTFGLPVINQPQVAIQGVGAIVKRPVVITGPDGTDFIAIRQVMFSSLGFDHRIIDGAMGDLFMAFVKKELENSTFGLE; encoded by the coding sequence ATGGCCTTTGACGTCGTCATGCCCCAGATGGGCGAGAGCATCGCAGAAGCCACCGTGCTGAAGTGGCACAAGCAGGCCGGCGACGTGATCGCCAAGGACGAGACCCTCTACGAGATCAGCACGGACAAGGTGGACGCGGAGATTCCCGCGCCCGCCGCTGGCACCTTGCTGGAGATCCTCGTGGACGTGAACGCCACGGTCCCCGTGGGCACCGTGGTGGCCCGGATCGGCGACGCGTCGGAGAAGCCCTCCGGCGCCACGGCCCCTGCCGCAGCTGCAACCACCGCCCCAGCCGCCAGCGTGGCCCCGGCCGCCGCGGCCCCTGCCCCGCTGGGGGACGAGGACGACAACAGCCTGGAGGGTCGCCTGCGCACCAAGAGCAGCCCCCTGGTCCGCGAGATGGCCAAGCAGCACGGCCTCGACCTGGCCAAGGTCCAGGGCACCGGCCAAGCCGGTCGCGTCACCAAGGAGGACCTGGAGGCCCACCTGGCCAAGGGGCCGACCGCGGCACCCGCCGCTTCCGCCTCCTCCATCGCGCCGGCGCTGCCCGCGGTCCATGATCCCTCCGCCCCGACCATGGGCCTGGCGCCCGGCATGGCGGTGGCCCCCGCCCCGGCCATGCCCGCCTTCGCCGCCGGCGAGCGCGTGAAGGTCGAGCCCATGACCCGCATGCGCAAGATCATCGCGGACAACATGGTGGCCAGCCGCCGCACCTCGGCCCACGTCTACACGGTCTTCGAGATCGACATGACCCACGTGGCCCAGCTGCGCAACAAGCACAAGAAGGCCTTCGAGGCCCAGTTCGGAACGAAGCTGAGCTTCATGCCCTTCGTGATGATGGCGGCCTGCAAGGCCCTCCGCGCCTATCCCATCGTCAACGCCTCCGTGGACGGCGACAACATCGTCTACAAGCAGGACATCAACCTCGGCATCGCCGTGAGCCTGGACTGGGGCCTCATCGTGCCCGTGGTGAAGAATGCCGACATGATGAACCTGGGCGGCCTGGCCCGCAGCCTCAACGACCTGGCCGAGCGCGCCCGCGCCAAGCAGCTGAAGCCCGACGAGATCAGCGGCGGCACCTTCACCATCACCAACCCCGGGGTCTACGGCGACACCTTCGGCCTGCCCGTCATCAACCAGCCCCAGGTGGCCATCCAGGGCGTGGGCGCCATCGTGAAGCGCCCCGTGGTCATCACCGGCCCCGACGGCACCGACTTCATCGCCATCCGCCAGGTGATGTTCAGCAGTCTCGGCTTCGACCATCGGATCATCGACGGCGCCATGGGCGACCTGTTCATGGCGTTTGTGAAGAAAGAGTTGGAGAACTCCACGTTCGGGCTCGAATAG
- a CDS encoding PilN domain-containing protein — MIKINLLGDALTQGGAKKGANKAAAEPVQVYTGEGGSRSTLPIAGVVVGLAFAACGGIYYVWLNSELTKAEKQKVDLERDKKQYEPYIALEKTFREKKAALQKKEEVMTALKRQQSLPVHLLEELANSLPDDVWFKKISQKGSLITIEGEGRNFESINAFYGNLQSRTRWFKKINYPSAKRGTTGSFDFTISFELQNAV, encoded by the coding sequence ATGATCAAGATCAACCTGCTGGGTGATGCCCTGACCCAGGGCGGTGCGAAGAAGGGGGCCAACAAGGCCGCCGCCGAGCCCGTCCAGGTCTATACGGGGGAAGGGGGAAGCCGCTCGACCCTGCCCATCGCCGGCGTGGTGGTGGGCCTGGCCTTCGCGGCCTGCGGCGGCATCTATTACGTCTGGCTGAACAGCGAGCTCACCAAGGCCGAAAAGCAGAAAGTCGACCTCGAGCGCGACAAGAAGCAGTATGAACCCTACATCGCCCTGGAGAAGACCTTCCGGGAGAAGAAGGCCGCCCTCCAGAAGAAGGAAGAGGTGATGACGGCCCTCAAGCGGCAGCAGTCGCTTCCGGTGCACCTCCTGGAGGAACTCGCCAACAGCCTGCCCGACGACGTGTGGTTCAAGAAGATCTCCCAGAAGGGTTCGCTCATCACCATCGAAGGCGAGGGCCGGAATTTCGAGTCCATCAACGCCTTCTACGGCAACCTCCAGTCCCGTACCCGATGGTTCAAGAAGATCAACTATCCGAGCGCGAAGCGGGGGACCACCGGTTCCTTCGACTTCACGATCTCCTTCGAACTCCAGAACGCTGTCTGA
- a CDS encoding J domain-containing protein, which produces MNPFDVLEIPTDASPEDIKAAYHRLAKQWHPDRYTGAAKEEAEGKFRELAEAFSTLKDPGKRLALVQQMPRSAPAPAPAPPREKEKEKDPDSPQERTAEDWVNMAKEAFEEGRVEQAQALIHYAIRLDEKKPQYHALLATYLEQGGGDLRAVVKALETAVRLAPRDVDCHLRLAAHFQTLGMAARAQRHLQTAREISPNHPKLRQAAPKGGKGAKTAPTPDKKGQSPAGPAGQAGLMDQLKDLWGRLTGKG; this is translated from the coding sequence ATGAATCCTTTCGATGTGCTGGAAATCCCCACCGATGCCTCGCCCGAGGACATCAAGGCCGCGTACCACCGGCTGGCCAAGCAATGGCACCCGGACCGGTATACGGGAGCGGCGAAGGAGGAGGCGGAAGGGAAGTTCCGGGAGCTGGCGGAGGCGTTCAGCACCTTGAAAGATCCCGGCAAGCGGCTCGCGCTGGTGCAGCAGATGCCCAGGTCCGCCCCCGCCCCCGCCCCCGCGCCGCCGAGGGAGAAGGAGAAGGAGAAAGATCCTGACTCCCCGCAGGAGCGGACCGCCGAGGACTGGGTGAACATGGCCAAGGAGGCGTTTGAGGAGGGCCGGGTGGAGCAGGCCCAGGCGCTCATCCACTACGCGATCCGCCTGGACGAGAAGAAACCCCAATATCACGCCCTGCTGGCCACGTACCTGGAACAGGGCGGGGGCGACCTCCGCGCGGTGGTGAAAGCGCTCGAGACCGCGGTCAGGCTGGCCCCCAGGGATGTGGACTGCCACCTCCGTCTCGCGGCCCACTTCCAGACCCTGGGCATGGCTGCCCGCGCGCAGCGGCACCTCCAGACCGCCCGGGAGATCTCACCCAACCACCCGAAGCTGCGCCAGGCAGCCCCGAAGGGTGGCAAGGGGGCCAAGACGGCCCCGACGCCCGACAAGAAAGGGCAGTCCCCGGCCGGACCTGCGGGCCAGGCGGGCCTCATGGATCAACTGAAGGACCTCTGGGGCCGACTGACGGGAAAGGGTTGA
- a CDS encoding Stp1/IreP family PP2C-type Ser/Thr phosphatase — protein MRIRTAGKTDVGCVRKHNEDSYLADADLGLFVVADGLGGHAAGEVASQIVVETVAKFVGDTREKDRTWPMEYDPSLSYDGNRLKVALLLSDRAIAEDIRRNPERETMGSTVVAGLVHGSKVTLAHVGDSRAYLLGPEGIRQVTRDHSWVAEQVANGILTPSEARVHPFRNVITQALGNGGDLDIEVQNLELDKTERLLLCSDGLSGMIGDRQIWDIVTQSGDLQRAVESLVLAAREHGGEDNITAVLVGLEPELP, from the coding sequence ATGAGGATCCGCACCGCAGGCAAGACCGATGTCGGTTGTGTCCGGAAGCACAACGAGGACAGCTACCTGGCCGATGCGGACCTGGGCCTCTTCGTCGTGGCCGATGGGCTCGGCGGCCACGCCGCCGGCGAGGTGGCCAGCCAGATCGTCGTGGAGACGGTGGCCAAGTTCGTGGGCGACACCCGGGAGAAGGACCGGACGTGGCCCATGGAGTACGATCCCAGCCTCTCCTATGACGGGAACCGGCTCAAGGTGGCGCTGCTGCTGTCGGACCGGGCCATCGCCGAGGACATCCGCCGCAATCCCGAACGGGAGACCATGGGGTCCACTGTCGTAGCTGGCCTGGTCCACGGCTCGAAAGTGACCCTGGCCCATGTGGGCGACAGCCGGGCCTACCTGCTGGGGCCCGAAGGCATCCGGCAGGTGACCCGGGACCACAGTTGGGTGGCCGAACAGGTGGCGAACGGCATTCTGACCCCCTCGGAAGCCCGGGTGCACCCCTTCCGGAACGTCATCACCCAGGCCCTGGGTAACGGGGGAGACCTGGATATTGAGGTCCAAAACCTGGAGCTCGACAAAACGGAGCGACTTTTGCTTTGCTCCGACGGCCTGTCAGGAATGATCGGCGATAGACAGATCTGGGACATCGTGACACAGTCCGGCGACCTTCAAAGGGCTGTGGAATCACTGGTTCTGGCCGCGCGGGAACATGGCGGCGAGGACAATATCACGGCCGTCCTGGTTGGTTTGGAACCCGAACTACCCTGA
- a CDS encoding 3-hydroxyacyl-CoA dehydrogenase family protein, giving the protein MTGALAILGPGSLGLSAAQWAAECGLEVRLLGRDPDHARQGLREVERRWETAQQKGDLAPEARERALRRLRPHGFGPEALEGVSLLLEALPEDPGLKADALAAAAGWGGRELLLLSGTSALPISGLAEAAGLRQRLLGFHLFVPVPRMAVVEVAVPTGTPEAWTDRARAFGAALRKRVVVVKDQPGFAAARMALAQGLEAMRLLEAGGPSAEDLDALMTLGYGHPVGPLELSDRVGLDLRLRIAEGLFRATGDSHFEPPALLRDLVARGDTGRKARRGFYCWDSDGRRL; this is encoded by the coding sequence CCGGCAGCCTCGGCCTCTCGGCCGCCCAGTGGGCCGCGGAATGCGGGCTGGAGGTGCGCCTGCTCGGCCGCGATCCGGACCACGCCCGGCAGGGGCTCCGGGAAGTGGAACGGCGCTGGGAGACCGCTCAGCAGAAGGGCGATCTGGCTCCCGAGGCCCGCGAGCGGGCCCTCCGGAGGCTCCGGCCACACGGCTTCGGTCCCGAGGCCCTGGAGGGCGTATCCCTCCTCCTGGAGGCCCTTCCGGAGGATCCGGGCCTGAAGGCCGATGCCCTGGCTGCCGCCGCAGGCTGGGGCGGGAGGGAACTCCTGCTGCTTTCGGGCACGTCAGCCCTGCCCATCTCCGGCCTGGCCGAGGCCGCCGGGCTCCGGCAGCGCCTCCTGGGGTTCCACCTCTTCGTGCCGGTGCCCCGGATGGCGGTGGTGGAGGTCGCCGTCCCCACTGGCACTCCGGAGGCCTGGACCGATCGGGCCCGGGCCTTCGGGGCGGCCCTGCGCAAGCGGGTGGTGGTCGTGAAGGACCAGCCCGGTTTCGCCGCGGCCCGCATGGCCCTGGCCCAGGGCCTCGAGGCCATGCGGCTGCTGGAAGCGGGTGGCCCCTCGGCGGAGGACCTGGACGCCCTCATGACCCTTGGCTATGGCCACCCCGTGGGCCCCCTGGAGCTGTCGGACCGCGTCGGCCTCGACCTTCGCCTGCGCATCGCCGAGGGCCTCTTCCGGGCCACCGGGGATTCCCACTTCGAGCCCCCGGCCCTGCTCCGGGACCTGGTGGCCCGGGGGGACACGGGGAGGAAGGCCCGGAGGGGTTTCTACTGCTGGGACTCAGACGGGAGGCGCCTGTGA
- the pilQ gene encoding type IV pilus secretin family protein translates to MNARLSSLLVAGGVVLAGIHTGSLLASPSTETAVAKASTLAAATLEPAGAGARVSLRIPGMLGQPAIQVLSSPLRVVLDLPGVDRGTAVTKKDLAQLTHPLVQKARLGQFSTAPKPVTRLVLEVAPGTQVVVGTSPDGVQLMLNPGEGRVQARIEGVYHPGALPLPAVQASAPASAPAATAPAPATVQASAKPLATLPALGSSFQLLPQLAASTALPVATPEAVQLPEAEKAPAPAHNRYTGRTLGESSTRYTGAKITIDLQNTDIRDFLRILADTGKLNLVMDPDVQGNYGFKFNETPWDQVLDVVLKNASLGKEIQNGVLRVAKVEKLQKEEEERKKLEETKALAGELQTITRPLSYAKVSDVQRILKEMMTKRGSAILDDRTNTLIITDLPSRIPVIAELLDTLDVQIQQVQIEARVVEANKDWQRQFGVKWPQANSGTAAITGGTGSSSTPWVGSQAPFWNGIQGFNRAPSGQSAAVAWSPGTSGVTSIAAPAGELWLSFLSNRLSINAVLQALETDGTVKIVSSPKVVTQNNKKATILSGEKIPYPTQQGGAQGGAITVAFVDANLQLDVTPQITNEGTIIMDIKLEKAEADFSRTVQGTPTILRKALETQMLVRDGGTAVLGGVYVTNHSTGRSGVPFLSKIPLLGFLFRRDTKAESNSELLIFITPRVLRQ, encoded by the coding sequence ATGAATGCTCGCCTGAGTTCCTTGCTGGTCGCAGGGGGCGTGGTCCTGGCGGGGATCCACACGGGGTCCCTCCTTGCCTCGCCGTCCACGGAAACCGCCGTCGCGAAGGCCTCCACCCTGGCTGCCGCGACCCTCGAGCCCGCGGGTGCGGGCGCCCGGGTGTCGCTCCGGATCCCGGGCATGCTGGGGCAGCCGGCCATCCAGGTCCTTTCCAGCCCCCTTCGGGTGGTACTGGACCTGCCGGGTGTCGACCGGGGAACCGCCGTCACCAAGAAGGATCTGGCCCAGCTGACCCATCCGCTGGTCCAGAAGGCTCGGCTCGGCCAGTTCTCGACCGCGCCCAAGCCGGTGACCCGGCTGGTGCTCGAAGTGGCCCCCGGCACCCAGGTGGTGGTGGGAACCAGCCCTGACGGCGTCCAGCTGATGCTGAACCCCGGCGAGGGCCGCGTCCAGGCACGGATCGAGGGGGTCTACCACCCCGGGGCGCTACCGCTGCCGGCGGTCCAGGCCTCCGCACCCGCCTCGGCCCCCGCTGCCACTGCGCCCGCTCCCGCGACCGTCCAGGCCTCGGCCAAGCCGCTGGCCACCCTGCCGGCGCTGGGCAGCTCCTTCCAGCTGCTGCCCCAGCTGGCGGCCTCCACGGCCCTTCCGGTGGCCACCCCCGAGGCGGTACAGCTGCCCGAGGCCGAGAAGGCTCCGGCTCCCGCCCACAACCGGTACACGGGTCGCACCCTCGGTGAGAGCTCCACCCGGTACACCGGCGCCAAGATCACCATCGACCTCCAGAACACGGATATCCGTGACTTCCTGCGCATCCTCGCGGATACCGGGAAGCTGAACCTGGTCATGGACCCCGACGTGCAGGGCAACTACGGATTCAAGTTCAACGAGACCCCCTGGGACCAGGTCCTGGATGTGGTGCTGAAGAACGCGAGCCTGGGCAAGGAGATCCAGAATGGCGTCCTGCGGGTCGCCAAAGTGGAGAAGCTCCAGAAGGAAGAGGAGGAGCGCAAGAAGCTGGAGGAGACCAAGGCCCTGGCCGGAGAACTCCAGACCATCACGCGTCCCCTCTCCTATGCCAAGGTCAGCGACGTCCAGCGCATCCTCAAGGAGATGATGACCAAGCGCGGCTCGGCCATCCTGGACGACCGCACCAACACCCTCATCATCACGGACCTGCCTTCGCGCATTCCCGTCATCGCCGAGCTGCTGGACACCCTGGATGTCCAGATCCAGCAGGTGCAGATCGAGGCCCGCGTAGTGGAAGCCAACAAGGACTGGCAGCGCCAGTTCGGCGTCAAGTGGCCCCAGGCCAATAGTGGCACTGCTGCCATCACGGGTGGTACGGGATCTTCCAGTACGCCTTGGGTAGGTTCACAGGCCCCCTTCTGGAATGGCATCCAGGGATTTAACAGGGCCCCCTCGGGCCAGTCCGCGGCCGTGGCTTGGTCCCCCGGCACTTCCGGCGTGACTTCCATCGCGGCCCCGGCGGGTGAGCTCTGGCTCTCCTTCCTCAGCAACCGCCTCAGCATCAATGCGGTCCTGCAGGCCCTGGAAACGGACGGCACCGTGAAGATCGTGTCCTCCCCGAAGGTGGTCACCCAGAACAACAAGAAGGCGACCATCCTCAGCGGTGAGAAGATCCCCTATCCCACCCAGCAGGGCGGGGCCCAGGGCGGTGCGATCACCGTGGCCTTCGTGGATGCCAACCTGCAGCTCGATGTCACGCCCCAGATCACCAACGAGGGCACCATCATCATGGACATCAAGCTGGAGAAGGCCGAGGCCGATTTCAGCCGCACGGTGCAGGGCACCCCCACCATCCTCCGCAAGGCGCTGGAGACCCAAATGCTCGTGCGGGATGGCGGCACGGCGGTCCTCGGCGGTGTCTATGTGACGAATCACAGCACAGGCCGGTCGGGCGTCCCCTTCCTGTCGAAGATCCCCCTCCTGGGCTTCCTCTTCCGCCGGGACACCAAGGCCGAGTCGAACAGCGAACTGCTGATCTTCATCACGCCGCGGGTGCTGCGCCAGTAG
- the pilM gene encoding type IV pilus assembly protein PilM, whose amino-acid sequence MRHPVGLFGSKPKSLVGLDIGSSSVKVCELQQIGKSGQTRYRLQKLGRVALPPDAIVDGDIMDSNAVASAIRQVMAEQKIKAKDVAISVSGQQVMVKKVTFPLMSQAELAESVRWEAESFFPAGQGLDSYALDYYLIEERAADGNMDVVLVACRKDKLEAYVSCVAQAGCSPKVVDVDVFALQNAYEANTMGGGRDEVVALVNMGATFTNLTMMVGGKSVFWRDMAWGSSRYSEKLMEDWGVTREGAERLKRNQASEGHEADEVHPSINAVSDAFADELSRTLDFFKSSFKVDRLDRVLVSGGGSMVHGLMDVLSDRLRVSVDRFNPFQLVDIDGRTEDPMTVREIGGGATVAVGLALRQVGDR is encoded by the coding sequence GTGAGGCATCCGGTGGGTCTCTTCGGAAGCAAACCCAAAAGTCTTGTTGGCTTGGATATCGGATCCAGCTCGGTGAAAGTCTGCGAACTCCAGCAGATTGGAAAGAGCGGCCAGACCCGCTATCGCCTCCAGAAACTGGGCCGGGTGGCCCTGCCGCCCGATGCCATCGTGGATGGCGACATCATGGATAGCAACGCTGTGGCGTCAGCTATCCGGCAGGTCATGGCGGAACAGAAAATCAAGGCCAAGGATGTGGCCATCTCCGTGTCCGGTCAGCAGGTGATGGTCAAAAAAGTGACATTCCCCCTGATGAGCCAGGCCGAGCTGGCCGAGTCCGTCCGGTGGGAGGCCGAGAGCTTCTTCCCGGCAGGCCAGGGGTTGGACTCGTACGCCCTGGATTACTACCTGATCGAAGAGCGGGCCGCCGACGGCAACATGGATGTGGTCCTTGTGGCCTGCCGGAAAGACAAGCTCGAGGCCTACGTGAGCTGCGTCGCCCAGGCGGGCTGCAGCCCCAAGGTGGTGGACGTGGATGTCTTCGCCCTGCAGAACGCCTACGAGGCGAACACCATGGGGGGCGGTCGGGACGAGGTCGTGGCCCTGGTGAACATGGGCGCCACCTTCACCAACCTCACCATGATGGTGGGCGGCAAGTCGGTGTTCTGGCGCGACATGGCCTGGGGCAGCAGCCGGTATTCCGAGAAGCTCATGGAAGATTGGGGGGTCACCCGCGAAGGTGCGGAGCGCCTCAAGCGGAACCAGGCTTCGGAGGGCCACGAGGCGGATGAGGTCCACCCGTCGATCAACGCCGTGTCCGATGCCTTCGCCGATGAGCTCAGCCGCACCCTCGATTTCTTCAAGAGCAGTTTCAAGGTGGATCGCCTCGACCGCGTGCTCGTCAGCGGCGGGGGCTCCATGGTCCACGGATTGATGGACGTACTGAGCGACCGGCTCCGGGTTTCGGTGGACCGGTTCAATCCCTTCCAGCTCGTGGACATCGATGGCCGGACCGAGGATCCCATGACGGTTCGTGAGATCGGCGGCGGCGCCACCGTCGCGGTCGGGCTGGCCTTGCGCCAAGTGGGGGACCGATGA